A region of Cellulophaga sp. RHA19 DNA encodes the following proteins:
- a CDS encoding glycosyltransferase family 2 protein, protein MTKINVIIPAYNEADSIGKVIKDIPSIVSEIIVVNNNSTDNTVSNAEEAGATVLTENRKGYGYACLKGMDYIAKKSNKPDIIVFIDGDYSDYPEELIKIVDPILKNKVDFVVGARTKKGRENGSMTPQQVFGNKLATVLMKIFFGANFTDLGPFRAIKYNTLLDLEMQDKTYGWTVEMQLKILKKKLKYLEVPVRYKKRIGVSKVSGTVKGTIFAGVKILGWIFKYSFK, encoded by the coding sequence ATGACAAAAATAAACGTAATTATTCCGGCTTATAATGAAGCCGATTCTATAGGTAAAGTTATAAAAGACATACCATCAATTGTTTCCGAAATTATTGTTGTGAACAACAATTCTACAGATAACACCGTTAGTAATGCAGAAGAAGCAGGTGCTACCGTGCTTACTGAAAACAGAAAAGGATACGGTTATGCCTGTTTAAAAGGTATGGATTACATTGCAAAAAAGTCCAACAAGCCAGATATTATCGTATTTATTGACGGAGATTACTCAGATTATCCAGAAGAACTGATAAAAATTGTAGATCCCATACTAAAAAATAAAGTAGATTTTGTTGTTGGTGCCAGAACCAAAAAAGGTAGAGAAAATGGTAGTATGACACCACAGCAGGTTTTTGGAAATAAGCTTGCCACCGTGTTAATGAAAATTTTCTTTGGTGCTAATTTTACAGACCTTGGGCCATTTAGAGCCATTAAATACAATACACTTTTAGATTTAGAAATGCAAGACAAAACCTATGGATGGACCGTAGAAATGCAACTCAAAATTCTAAAGAAAAAGTTAAAATATTTAGAGGTTCCTGTACGTTATAAAAAAAGAATTGGTGTATCAAAGGTCTCAGGCACAGTAAAAGGTACTATATTTGCCGGTGTAAAGATCCTTGGATGGATATTTAAATACAGTTTTAAATAA
- a CDS encoding toxin-antitoxin system YwqK family antitoxin: MLFRLVLISLVIFANLNGVDTKEYRKEYYASGVLKAEGWVNNDNKEGFWKFYNENKTLAKQGHYTNNKQENYWYFYTPKGTLEKEGHYKNGDKTGWWLFYTSDGKINHKCQLAYNVKNGYCLKYKNEKLSSAEKYKNGKKIKEWFSFAGFKKENNLSDLR; encoded by the coding sequence ATGTTATTCCGTTTAGTCTTAATTTCACTTGTCATATTTGCAAACCTTAATGGTGTAGATACTAAAGAATACCGTAAAGAATATTATGCTTCTGGTGTGCTAAAAGCAGAAGGATGGGTAAATAATGATAATAAAGAAGGTTTTTGGAAATTTTATAATGAGAATAAAACTCTTGCCAAACAAGGACATTACACCAATAATAAACAAGAAAACTATTGGTACTTTTACACCCCAAAAGGAACACTAGAAAAAGAAGGCCATTATAAAAACGGTGATAAAACTGGTTGGTGGCTATTTTATACTAGTGATGGTAAAATTAACCACAAATGCCAATTAGCCTATAATGTTAAAAATGGATACTGCTTAAAGTATAAAAATGAAAAGCTTTCCTCTGCCGAAAAATATAAAAATGGTAAAAAAATTAAAGAATGGTTTAGTTTTGCAGGTTTTAAAAAGGAAAACAATTTATCCGATTTAAGGTAA
- a CDS encoding 4Fe-4S binding protein, with translation MKTIKYLGLVIFLVGLGIFAATPFLGNFKLDQKTFDETISSQGVKSELLIKDLESKLVGKDFSSSTFLAPVLDDAIDKANATHIKNKEWGKKTYASGDNMAAAIRKASSYGFIPENKGTMWFLTFGLGIIGALMFILPNVVLLGKKGIKNDGIYLKSATNRGIVAWLVFFFLVSFYIILYFYSEYAVNWTFLVDPISESLSGNPAGHWFVYGFMYCVVMTVMAVRMYIKYRHNMYQIFRTTSVLFFQIVFAFLIPEIMVRLQMPYYDFKNAFPLDYDFFFQWNLKDLIANGGIGIFILVWGIALTLIIVPIMVYFFGKRWYCSWVCGCGGLAETLGDPYRQHSSKSLFSWKVERWLIHAVLVFAVGMTLMTLYSFFAESSTVLGIKTQTVQNVYSLLIGAIFAGVIGTGFYPIFGNRVWCRFGCPLAAYLGFVQRFKSRFRITTNGGQCISCGNCSTYCEQGIDVRAYAQKGENIVRSSCVGCGVCSAVCPRGVLKLENGPEEGRINPTEVLLGNDVDLMDLVNKK, from the coding sequence ATGAAAACAATTAAATATTTAGGCCTTGTTATATTTTTAGTAGGATTGGGCATTTTTGCAGCTACTCCTTTTTTAGGAAATTTTAAACTAGACCAAAAAACCTTTGATGAAACAATTAGCAGTCAAGGTGTTAAAAGCGAACTGTTAATTAAAGATCTTGAATCTAAGTTAGTTGGCAAAGATTTTTCTAGCTCAACTTTTTTAGCTCCCGTGCTTGATGATGCTATAGACAAAGCAAATGCCACGCACATAAAAAATAAAGAATGGGGCAAAAAAACATATGCTAGTGGAGACAATATGGCGGCGGCAATTCGTAAAGCTTCTAGTTATGGTTTTATACCAGAAAACAAAGGTACAATGTGGTTTTTAACCTTTGGATTAGGTATTATTGGAGCTCTAATGTTTATACTACCTAATGTAGTTTTACTAGGCAAAAAAGGAATAAAAAATGATGGCATTTATTTAAAAAGTGCTACAAACCGTGGTATAGTTGCTTGGCTAGTTTTCTTCTTTTTAGTTAGTTTTTATATTATACTTTATTTTTATTCTGAATACGCAGTAAACTGGACATTTTTAGTAGACCCAATTAGTGAGTCTCTTAGCGGCAACCCTGCGGGCCATTGGTTTGTATATGGTTTTATGTATTGTGTAGTTATGACGGTAATGGCTGTACGTATGTACATTAAATACAGACATAATATGTACCAAATTTTTCGTACTACGTCTGTTTTATTTTTTCAGATAGTATTTGCATTCTTAATTCCAGAAATTATGGTGCGCTTGCAAATGCCGTATTATGATTTTAAAAATGCATTTCCTTTAGATTACGATTTCTTTTTTCAATGGAATTTAAAAGACCTTATTGCTAATGGTGGCATTGGTATTTTTATTCTTGTTTGGGGTATAGCTCTAACCTTGATTATTGTACCAATAATGGTCTATTTCTTTGGTAAAAGATGGTATTGCTCTTGGGTATGTGGCTGTGGTGGTTTAGCAGAAACATTAGGAGACCCATACAGGCAACACTCTAGCAAATCTTTATTTTCTTGGAAAGTAGAACGCTGGTTAATACACGCTGTTTTAGTTTTTGCAGTTGGGATGACGCTTATGACACTTTACAGCTTTTTTGCTGAATCTAGTACTGTTTTAGGTATAAAAACACAAACCGTACAAAACGTGTACAGCCTTTTAATAGGAGCTATTTTTGCAGGTGTTATTGGTACAGGTTTTTACCCAATTTTTGGCAACAGAGTTTGGTGTAGGTTTGGCTGTCCATTAGCTGCTTACCTAGGTTTTGTGCAACGCTTTAAATCTAGGTTTAGAATCACAACTAATGGTGGCCAGTGTATATCATGTGGTAACTGTTCTACTTACTGTGAACAAGGAATAGATGTACGTGCATATGCTCAAAAAGGAGAAAACATTGTACGCTCTAGCTGTGTTGGTTGTGGTGTATGTTCTGCTGTTTGTCCACGTGGAGTTTTAAAATTAGAAAACGGACCAGAAGAAGGACGTATTAACCCTACTGAAGTTTTATTAGGTAACGATGTTGACTTAATGGACTTGGTTAACAAAAAATAA
- a CDS encoding NAD(P)/FAD-dependent oxidoreductase, whose translation MEHIVIIGNGIAGVTAARHIRKLSDKKITIISAESEYFFSRTALMYVYMGHMKFEHTQPYENWFWKKNRIELVNGYVNNVDLTNKKVDLENLSISYDKLIIATGSKPNKFGWPGQDLKGVQGLYSKQDLEQLQKNAPDNKTCKRAVIVGGGLIGIEMAEMLRSRKIPVTFLVRETSFWNGVLPKGESELINEHILDHHIDLRLNTNLVEIIADENGRAKAITTDKGETIECTVVGLTAGVSPNIDFLKESGIELGRGVKVNRFLETNIKDIYAVGDCAEQHQSIGNRRPIEAVWYTGRMMGETLAQTICGNKLEYKPGHWFNSAKFLDIEYQTYGWVFSERNKQDYEAHFHWRHPKENICITIAYHKDTKEFLGINTFGIRMRHEVFNKWLTQKKDIEFVLQHLKDANFDPEFYKQYETEILSKYNAEFNTNLSAKKKSLKRIFNIA comes from the coding sequence ATGGAGCACATTGTTATTATTGGTAATGGTATTGCAGGCGTAACTGCCGCAAGACACATTAGGAAATTATCTGACAAAAAAATTACAATTATTTCTGCTGAATCTGAGTACTTTTTTTCTAGAACTGCGCTTATGTATGTGTATATGGGTCATATGAAGTTTGAACACACACAGCCTTATGAAAATTGGTTTTGGAAAAAAAACAGAATTGAACTTGTAAACGGATATGTGAACAATGTAGACCTAACCAATAAAAAGGTAGATTTAGAAAATTTATCTATTTCTTATGACAAACTAATTATTGCAACTGGCTCTAAACCTAATAAATTTGGTTGGCCAGGACAAGATTTAAAAGGTGTGCAAGGTTTATACTCTAAACAAGATTTAGAACAGTTACAAAAAAACGCTCCGGACAATAAAACTTGTAAAAGAGCTGTAATAGTTGGTGGCGGATTAATTGGTATAGAAATGGCAGAAATGCTACGCTCACGCAAAATACCTGTTACCTTTTTAGTAAGAGAAACTAGTTTTTGGAACGGTGTTTTACCAAAAGGAGAGTCTGAACTTATAAACGAACATATTTTAGATCACCACATAGATTTACGTTTAAACACCAATTTAGTAGAAATTATTGCCGATGAAAACGGGCGAGCTAAAGCTATTACCACAGATAAAGGAGAAACCATAGAGTGCACTGTTGTTGGTTTAACAGCAGGCGTATCTCCTAACATAGATTTTTTAAAGGAATCTGGTATAGAATTAGGCCGTGGTGTTAAAGTAAATAGGTTTTTAGAAACAAACATTAAAGATATTTATGCCGTTGGAGATTGTGCAGAACAACACCAAAGCATAGGAAACAGAAGACCTATTGAAGCTGTTTGGTACACTGGTAGAATGATGGGCGAAACCTTAGCCCAAACCATTTGCGGTAACAAATTAGAATACAAACCAGGGCATTGGTTTAACTCTGCTAAGTTTTTAGATATAGAATACCAAACTTATGGTTGGGTTTTTAGCGAGCGTAACAAACAAGATTATGAAGCACATTTTCATTGGAGACACCCTAAAGAAAATATTTGCATAACAATTGCTTACCATAAAGACACTAAAGAGTTTTTAGGCATTAACACCTTTGGTATTCGTATGCGTCACGAGGTTTTTAACAAATGGCTTACTCAAAAAAAGGATATAGAATTTGTGCTTCAACATTTAAAAGATGCCAATTTTGACCCCGAGTTTTATAAACAATATGAAACCGAAATTTTATCAAAATACAATGCTGAATTCAACACCAATTTATCAGCAAAAAAGAAAAGTTTAAAAAGAATATTCAACATCGCTTAA
- a CDS encoding glycoside hydrolase family 113: MKKLGLLILFCLQFSCNSQVEKKINGISFVSSRDKVTQKNIAPILAINANAASVMPFGFIRDVNEPDLIYNSDRQWFGERRDGIKHYVDILHKNKMSIMLKPQIWIRDGKFTGTLEMKTEEHWQKFEKKYSDFILTYAALAEEVNVDIFCIGTELEKFVLHRPDFWNKLITDVKKVYKGKLTYAANWDEYPRVPFWKSIDYVGVDAYFPLSKEQHPTVDQLKAGWQPHKKALKQMSNTLNKPILFTEYGYRSMDFTGEKPWLVDRNQTKVNLEAQSNATKAILEMFWTEDWFAGGYVWKWFIDHDKVGGEDDNRFTPQNKPAELVLKQYYGFK; this comes from the coding sequence GTGAAAAAATTAGGCCTCCTTATATTGTTTTGTTTGCAATTCTCATGCAATAGCCAAGTAGAAAAAAAGATAAACGGAATAAGCTTTGTCTCTTCAAGAGATAAAGTTACTCAGAAAAATATAGCTCCTATTTTAGCTATAAATGCAAACGCAGCATCTGTTATGCCATTTGGTTTTATAAGAGATGTTAATGAGCCCGATTTAATTTACAACTCGGACAGGCAATGGTTTGGAGAACGAAGAGATGGTATAAAGCATTATGTAGATATTTTACATAAAAATAAGATGAGTATAATGCTAAAGCCTCAAATTTGGATTAGAGATGGCAAGTTTACGGGTACATTAGAAATGAAAACAGAGGAGCATTGGCAGAAGTTTGAAAAAAAGTACTCAGATTTTATCTTAACATACGCTGCATTAGCAGAAGAAGTTAATGTAGATATTTTTTGTATTGGTACCGAGCTTGAAAAATTTGTACTGCATAGACCAGATTTTTGGAACAAATTAATAACAGATGTCAAAAAAGTATATAAAGGTAAGTTAACCTATGCGGCCAATTGGGATGAGTATCCTAGAGTTCCTTTTTGGAAAAGTATAGATTATGTTGGTGTAGATGCATATTTTCCTTTGTCTAAAGAGCAACACCCAACTGTAGATCAATTAAAAGCAGGATGGCAACCACATAAAAAGGCATTAAAACAAATGTCTAACACTTTAAATAAACCAATTTTATTTACTGAATATGGTTACAGAAGTATGGACTTTACAGGAGAAAAACCTTGGTTGGTAGACCGTAACCAGACTAAAGTAAATTTAGAAGCACAATCTAATGCTACTAAAGCTATTTTAGAGATGTTTTGGACAGAGGATTGGTTTGCTGGAGGCTATGTTTGGAAATGGTTTATAGACCACGACAAGGTTGGTGGTGAAGATGATAATAGGTTTACACCGCAAAATAAACCAGCGGAATTGGTTTTAAAACAATATTATGGATTTAAGTAA
- a CDS encoding POTRA domain-containing protein → MKKLIYLFCFLFCGIIVSQELKIADVSFVGAKKTKVSFLKNIVPITPGAVTDSTAILEAVNQLKKLPSIANAAFQLVNNTVDKAYNLVFTVEENFTIIPFANLYTSSNDDFAFRIGIQEFNFTGRNITIGGFYQKDIFNSYGLLFRAPYLFSAKAGLAVSYNNLKTQEPIFFDNSTADYKYHNEAVEILGLYQFNQRHSLDLGMNFFTEKYNYIRGATNVNVPQALDVNKFSYKAIYKYSNIQYHYQYLDGFKSTLNAQYVHSSTKELDNFVVAFNDFVYYKRVGERGNWANRLRVGLATNDETPFAPFSVDNNINIRGVGNIIDRGTGSIVLNTEYRYTLVDKNWFVLQGNTFVDAGTWRNPGGELDDFIDSDNLRVYPGVGLRFIHKKIFNAIFRIDYGYGVTKNASKGLVFGIGQYF, encoded by the coding sequence ATGAAAAAACTAATTTATTTATTTTGTTTCCTTTTTTGTGGAATTATAGTTTCTCAAGAACTAAAAATTGCTGATGTTAGTTTTGTTGGAGCTAAAAAAACCAAAGTATCATTCTTAAAAAATATAGTGCCAATAACTCCAGGTGCTGTTACAGATTCTACTGCTATTTTAGAGGCTGTTAATCAGCTTAAAAAATTACCTTCAATAGCAAATGCTGCTTTTCAATTGGTTAACAATACTGTAGATAAAGCGTATAATTTGGTTTTTACAGTAGAAGAAAATTTTACCATAATACCATTTGCAAATTTGTATACTTCTTCTAATGATGATTTTGCTTTTAGGATAGGTATACAGGAGTTTAATTTTACGGGTCGTAATATTACTATAGGTGGTTTTTATCAGAAAGATATATTTAACTCTTATGGTTTGCTTTTTAGAGCTCCCTATTTGTTTAGTGCAAAAGCGGGTTTAGCTGTAAGCTATAACAATTTAAAAACACAAGAGCCTATTTTTTTTGATAACAGCACCGCAGATTACAAGTACCATAATGAAGCTGTGGAGATCTTGGGCTTGTATCAATTTAATCAAAGACATAGCTTAGATTTGGGTATGAATTTTTTTACTGAAAAATACAACTACATACGTGGAGCAACTAATGTAAACGTGCCACAAGCATTAGATGTAAATAAGTTTTCATATAAGGCAATTTATAAATACAGTAATATACAATATCATTATCAATATTTAGACGGATTTAAAAGTACTTTAAATGCTCAATATGTGCATAGCTCTACAAAAGAACTAGATAATTTTGTAGTTGCTTTTAACGACTTTGTTTACTACAAAAGAGTAGGTGAACGTGGTAATTGGGCTAATAGGTTACGAGTAGGTTTAGCTACTAATGATGAAACACCTTTTGCTCCGTTTTCTGTAGATAATAATATAAATATAAGAGGCGTTGGTAATATAATAGATAGAGGTACGGGATCTATTGTTTTAAATACTGAATACAGATATACTCTGGTAGATAAAAATTGGTTTGTATTACAAGGAAATACATTTGTAGATGCTGGTACTTGGCGTAATCCAGGCGGGGAATTGGATGATTTTATAGATTCAGATAATTTAAGAGTATATCCAGGTGTTGGTTTACGTTTTATTCATAAAAAGATTTTCAACGCAATTTTTAGGATAGATTATGGGTATGGTGTAACAAAAAATGCATCAAAAGGCTTAGTTTTTGGAATTGGGCAGTATTTTTGA